Genomic DNA from Panthera leo isolate Ple1 chromosome A1, P.leo_Ple1_pat1.1, whole genome shotgun sequence:
cagactccacactgtcagtgtcgacgcagagcctgatatagagcttgaactcatgaaccttgagatcatgacctgagctgaaatccagagttcaATActtaatggaatgagccacccaggcaccccagaatactTACATTTAGGTAAGCTTCAGGGTTGGCCTAAGTGCCTGTGTTTATTTCAGTGTTAGGTTTATGCCTTATAACTATTTGAAGATAAGATCTGGAACCCTTGCAGGTTACATTTTATACATCACCGactgctcccctgcccccctcaccacCGGCCCCATACATACACATACTTCCTGGTTGGAGAGTAGAATTGCATTATTTTAAGAGACTACAGAGggtttcagggaaaaaaaaatctgatactatttattgatatttaataatctctacacccatcatggggctggaactcacaaccctgagagatCAAGATTTGTGTGCTCTTCCGACTAAGCCACGTGCCCCTGATTCTATTTAGATTTGTTACTGTTTGGGGAAAATAACTGGGaatttctatttgtatttcaatagcttttggcaagaatatttactttattttgatcAAGATAATTTAACAACTTTTATTTCTTGGGAAATTTCCTAATTTTCCCAAGTTACATTTTCCAATCATATAGTGTCTGTACAGAGTTtttggggctttttgtttttttgttttgtaagattttatttttaagtaatctctatacccaatgtggggcttgaactcgcaaccctaaaatcaagagtcacatgctctacagactgagccagccaggcatcccctgtACAAGGTTTAAATATAGTactgagggtttttgtttttggtaatgttttaaaatctgtttgtttttatagataTGAATGTGTATTGTCTTAAGCAGTAAATGCGAAAGCAAAATGTGACACCCTTGTTTCAAAGCAAAGCCAAGTTGTTGGGCTTTATTGTGACAAACCATTCTTGTTTTCAGTAAATACGGAGGAATAATGTGGTAGGAGGAGAAAGATGTGACAAATTGAGGCTCTGGGTCACTGGGTACTATTTATATACGTTCTCTAACAGGGTATTCTAGACATTGGtacattaaaatgaaggaaatacagGCCTTTAAGTTAgaagaatatttgaataaaataatggaaatataggacataaatcattaattttatagaaaataaaagtttgggtGCCAGCACTTCATCTAAATTTAAACTTTTCCTCGTCCTTGCCCATTCCGAGAAACGTTCCTCATGCTTCTGAATGCACAGAGCCCCCCGGGGGGCTCTGAGCGGCACCTCGCTGAACCGGAACGGTGTTGGCATCTGTATTTAGTTCCAGGGATTTTTTTCAATAGAGAAAAACGGTGCCCCCTCGAAAGGCCTGTAGGTTGCAGGATTTTCATCCTAGGAAATCTTGCAGCGATCGTTTCTGTGCTTCGCCATTGCTTCCTCCTAGACTGGAGAATCAAATAAAAGGTTCAGCAGTGTTTGTGGCATGGGTGTAAtgcttctttttccctctgcagAAATCCTAAAGGAGCTGGATGAGTACTATGAGAAATTTAAACGTGAGACAGACGGTGTCCAGAAGAGGAGAGTGTTACACTGCATTCAGAGAGCCCTGATTcggagccaggagctgggagacGAGAAGATCCAGATCGTGAGTCAGATGGTGGAGCTGGTGGAGAACCGGACCAGGCAGGTGGACAGTCACGTGGAGCTCTTTGAGGCCCACCAGGAGGTCAATGACACCACTGGCCACAGTGGCAAAGCCGGCCAGGATAAGTCCAAGAGCGAGACCGTCACGCAGGCGGAAAAGACCAACAGCAAGAGGTCCCGGCGGCAGCGCAACAACGAGAACCGGGAGAACGCGGCCAATCATCACGACCATGATGATGTCACCTCGGGAACGCCCAAGGAAAAGAAGGCGAAAGCCTCCAAGAAGAAGAAGCGCTCCAAGGCCAAAGCCGAGAGGGAGGCGTCCCCTGCAGACCTTCCCATCGACCCGAACGAGCCCACGTACTGTCTGTGCAATCAGGTCTCCTATGGAGAAATGATCGGCTGCGACAATGACGAGTGCCCCATCGAGTGGTTCCACTTCTCCTGCGTGGGGCTGAATCATAAACCAAAGGGCAAGTGGTACTGTCCCAAGTGTCGAGGGGAGAATGAGAAAACCATGGACAAGGCCCTGGAGAAATCCAAAAAGGAGCGGGCTTACAACAGGTAGTTGGCGGAGCTGGGCCCGCAGGGAGGAGAGCACCAGGAGCCCGTGTGTTCCACCACCGCCCGCGCTGATGTGCCAGACGGTcccatgtgtatttttaaaggatgttGGGAAAGGAGCTGTTCCTTTTGTCGGGATGGCCGGGATTCTCTGCCTTTGTTTTCATTGCTACACACGTGTAACCAGAGAGTGGTCTGTGGATCAACATTTTAGAAACTACAAATATAGGTTTGAATTAAACACTCAAGTGAGTCTCAgactgatttgttttttgtttttggttggctgggctgggggtggcctGGAAGCAACCTAACGCAGTAAATGTGGAAAGAGATTTCACGTAGCtgctatttcaataaaaataatgtcatcACTTCATGagtatgttgaaaaaaattagcCGAATTGCTACAAACATAGCCCGTAGCAAATCTGTTTCTTGCTCTAATAATGTCTGTCCATCTAACAATTCAATATAAAGGTTTTaaatttgaagattattttgTAGAAAAGGAAATGGTTTAAGTTTTACCTGGCAAACATCTTATATACTGGCTTGTTCCCCAAGTGGCCATTTTTTAAGTGATTGGACATATTTTTTATGAAACCACATGGAAGTGGCTTGGTCATGGAACTTCGAATCACTCTGTGCCATCACACACCCCAGTGTGGCCATACTCATTTACATAAGGCGCGTAAATGTGCATTTCCAAGCGACCCTGTGCTTGTCTCAGGGTCATCAAATGCCACTGTAGGACTAAGGTGTGTTTCCTGTGTGTGCACGAGAGCTGTGCAGACGCGAGGTCGAGAGATAAATTTGGTCTCTTTGCTCCTCTAGCAGGATATTTAATTTGGAtggaagtaatttttaaacttttgttttacaaatttgtATACCAGCAGTTTAGATGAAGCCTTAAGCAAGTTCTTTTGTCGTTCTTAATAACGAAGTAGAAGTTATCTAATTGCCAGCAAATAAATGTC
This window encodes:
- the ING1 gene encoding inhibitor of growth protein 1 isoform X1, which codes for MQLPSWAPLSPSRSALGSSRRHKGKAVRTAQAREPLRLLGAVVRPPNEILKELDEYYEKFKRETDGVQKRRVLHCIQRALIRSQELGDEKIQIVSQMVELVENRTRQVDSHVELFEAHQEVNDTTGHSGKAGQDKSKSETVTQAEKTNSKRSRRQRNNENRENAANHHDHDDVTSGTPKEKKAKASKKKKRSKAKAEREASPADLPIDPNEPTYCLCNQVSYGEMIGCDNDECPIEWFHFSCVGLNHKPKGKWYCPKCRGENEKTMDKALEKSKKERAYNR
- the ING1 gene encoding inhibitor of growth protein 1 isoform X2, with translation MLSPANGEQIHLVNYVEDYLDSIESLPFDLQRNVSLMREIDAKYQEILKELDEYYEKFKRETDGVQKRRVLHCIQRALIRSQELGDEKIQIVSQMVELVENRTRQVDSHVELFEAHQEVNDTTGHSGKAGQDKSKSETVTQAEKTNSKRSRRQRNNENRENAANHHDHDDVTSGTPKEKKAKASKKKKRSKAKAEREASPADLPIDPNEPTYCLCNQVSYGEMIGCDNDECPIEWFHFSCVGLNHKPKGKWYCPKCRGENEKTMDKALEKSKKERAYNR
- the ING1 gene encoding inhibitor of growth protein 1 isoform X3; the protein is MECPYPSAAELLVAAPEEGGHCAVTEILKELDEYYEKFKRETDGVQKRRVLHCIQRALIRSQELGDEKIQIVSQMVELVENRTRQVDSHVELFEAHQEVNDTTGHSGKAGQDKSKSETVTQAEKTNSKRSRRQRNNENRENAANHHDHDDVTSGTPKEKKAKASKKKKRSKAKAEREASPADLPIDPNEPTYCLCNQVSYGEMIGCDNDECPIEWFHFSCVGLNHKPKGKWYCPKCRGENEKTMDKALEKSKKERAYNR